GCTTTCAGAGCTATTTAAAATCTGATGGACAGTACTGTGCACGAAGAGGGACAACTCTGCAATTCCTTTGCTGAAACTCTTGACATCCCTCATATGTTTGCGAAGAAGGTAGGGTTTTCAACAAAAATGGTTTATTTCATAAGAATTCCACTGCCATGGGTACAATTCTTTCAAAACAATATGACTCAGTATCCACTGCATTTCCCATTCCTGTCATTTGTTTCTCCAGTGTAAAAGTAAAATGCACAAACGCATAGCTGTTGGAGCCTAACACGACACCTTATATGTAGTAAATGCTCAGCACATACTTGCAGAAAGGAAATTAATTTCCTGCATCTCAACTTTTAAACTGAACAGCAAGTATGAAGAGTCTACCTATCCATAGGACATTGTGAATGATGCAAAATATGTATAGTCCTTTCCCtcaaaaactaaattttttttttacaggagtAGGATTTTTATACGTAAAAACAGACAATAATCAACACAAAAATTGAACTGCTTTAACTCTAAATAGGACAGATTTATAAAAGAGTGAAACCTATATGCACACGAATAGTCTGATAAGACACAAGTTATAAAGAAAGATACCTTATCTTTTAGCCATTTTATAATCACTGATGggttatttaaatattcattctCTCAGGGAGAAAACGATTGTATTCATTGATGGTGGGGAATGGAATTTCTGAAGTTTTCTGCAAAGCTTTCCCAACTAAAATCTTATCTTTAAGACACTTCATCTGACCTTATTGTTTCTAAAACAATTAGTTTCCTTCTTAGCTAAATACCACCATCTTGACTGATGTGCTTTGTAGAGTGAAGGCACCTCTCGAAAAACGAATCTTGATGTTGGATGGCAAGCCTGGTTGAAAGCATTTCAACCTCTTTCTCAACTACATGACAAAATGTCCAGCGTTTATATACTATGTGTTTGTGCCATTTGTCTTTCTGCATTTAGCCAATGACCAGCAAGTCAAAGGTTATAATCATGtaatttaatacattaaaaagtaaGCCATCTACCTGGCATCTGATAATCTAGACAATAATAATATTTAGTCTGCCTGtcatgtttataaaaattaaccAATCCATTCCTTTGTTGCCATGTAGAAATGGCCAAAATTTCCTGAAATTTCAGGTGTTCCTCAAGACCAAAAAGGATACAGATAAGAAATGCACTCAGGCCTCCTCTGCACATAGCTTCCAGCTATGATAGTTTATATCAGGTGGTTcttgttcttaaaattttttgaagaccccaaagagcttttgtttatgggagtgatatctatcaatatttaccatattagaaattaaaatttcaaatatttgcttattgaatcattaaaatacaaattttcaaatatttgatattgaatcattaaaataatactcatatattaaaataaatatttttatttaaaaaacctcttttccaaaatcaaagaaaatagaagagaagcaTTGTTTTACATTGTCTGAATCTTTTAAATGTCTGTCTTAAATAGAAGAAAGCTGGATTCTATATTTGCTTCTGCACTGAATTTTTGGAATATGCTGTTTCAGTtgatgaaaatgaagaaactcTAGTCTCACACAGATATGTAGCTGGAAAGGGGAGGACTATTTTAATACTCTTTTTATGTAACTGGGGATATTATTCTTTGATACACACTAGATATTGAAAAatgataaagtttttaaaaataatttcaatgtGCAATATGAAAAACCCTTTCAGTAAATTTTTCATACTCTTATgttaaaatccattggtctatCTTACATGTTGAATGGATTGCGCTCCTGtgcatgattttgtaacatcatATATTGGTTATTTGGAAAATGGTGGTTCACTGTGTTATGCAGATTTTTCAAATGTTGACATATTTCATTATGCAATATAAAAATCACATTAGTTAACATTACCAATTTTATCAGAAAAGGCTTTAAATATTGGGAAGCTGTCAAGCTCACAGTACTGGATATAAGTTTTCCAAAAATCCAATTTTCACTTGATCCATTGccaattttatcattggcaatgAATACTGTCAGCTGTTGTCTTGTAGAGACGGGctcacttcattcctttttgagaACTATACTTTGtcagtcattctttcaagtaaaaacgttgatccatgaaagaaaaacaaaacaaaacaagttcaGCACACCACTCAATTGCACAAGTGTTTTTTCATGAaaaactgtttttcattttttccatgaaaaaattttcatgtatttcatgtatatatgaaatataactGTTGTATTTCAGTATGCAGCAGAAGAGGTATACTCAAGCATCAgggtttaataaaattaataatttttaccaCTTCATCAAGGACATCTGCAATGGAAACTGGCATTTGCTTTAACTACAATTCAGGACAGTAAAGATTACAGTGACTACTAGTATAGTTTGGTGCTTCTACCTTGATTCACACTAAGTTACTAGCATCTTTACCCATCATTGCTTTTGCAACATCAGTGCAAACGTCAACTTATTTGACCTTCAGACCTTGGGGTTTTCCAAGGAGCTCCCAGACCACATTTAATATGAGTCTGACCCTCCCACCAAGAACATTAGAAAAGctgaataaatgataaaaaatcaACTACTTAAAGGCATTAgagagctaccagggaagcccagaacttgaGGGGCCAAGATCCTGGAGAGAAGGAAAGTAGTGAAAGTGAGTCTAAGAGTCTAAGCTGTTTTTCAACTTATGGCATTTACTGATTTGTAAGCAGAGGCTGAAACACCAAgaagtgaagaagaaatagaCTAAGAGGCTGAGAAGCTTAGCAGAACTACCAACAGCTTCACAGTGCTGTGAAGATAAAAAATAGAGTTTGGGATCTCCAAGAAGGAGGGGCTGTGATTTACCTTGAAGGGCTACACCCTAGCAGTAAGCAAGAACTAGAAGTAGAGCAGCCCTCATAAAGCTGTCACCAAATCAGCTCAGTCCCATATTGGATTAAGATGACCTATGACTACTCTAACTGCTAGCAAAATGTTGAAAAGAAGATTTCTAAAACAAGATTAAGATAATCATCCAGAGcctatgtaatattttatatataatgttcaGCATTCAAACGAAAAGTACCAGGTATACAAAGATATAAGATCAAAAgggaaaattaataatataaatggACTCACAGGACATCTCAGTTATTGGAATTATGAGACAggaactttaaaataattgattaatatattccaataaatatattacaaaaatggaaaattttggcAGGGAactaaaatctataaaaatagatATTCCAGACCTCTTGAAAACTATAATAACTGAAATATTGATGGCTTTAACATCATATTTGATACAATTCAAGAAAGGATTACTGAACTAGAACATAGATAGTAGAAAATATTTGgactgaagaaagaaaggaaataaaaaaggatggaaaatgcAGGAAAGAGCATAAGTGATATGTGGGACATGGTGAAAAGTCTAGGCACAGgtaatatttgaagacataagaACTGAGAATTTCCTAACATTTACAAGAATCTACAAACCCCACGCAGAACAAATACAAAGTTAACAATGCCGGGGCAGAGTGAAATTActgacaaacaaaaacaaagagaaaatcatgaaagtAGTCAAATGAGGTAAAAAACATATTACCTTCCAATGTACAACCATCAGATTAACACTTGGTTTTTTGACAGTTTTCAATAGAGAAAAAATTAACACCATAACAGAATAGAATAACGtcttaaaaattctgaaagaaagtaATTAAAAACCTAGAATTCTCTACCCAGCAAAAATAGGGGGCAATGAAACAATAATATAATACTCGATTAatccaaaataggcaaaaaatGAGTGAAGAACATATAACTGGCAGgacaagtagaaaacaaaatagtAAGATAAGAGATTTAAAGCCAAATATATCAGCAgctacattaaatgtaaatggattaaacacaccaattaaaagatgaagttttatttgtgtgtgtgtgtgtgtgtgtgtacatgcatatgAATAAACCATATGCCACTTTCAAGAGACACATTAATGAAAACttactttgagaaaaaaaaaactgcaaaataaataaaagtggaaaTGTAAACAGAGGAAGATTACTGCCCATTCAAGGGGAAGATCAGGAAGATCAGGGAAGAGTTACTTCATGGGCAGAGTTGGCATTTGACAGTGATAATAAATCATATCCCTCTActttaaatacagaaataaaagaaaaatccataCAGAAGTCAAAAAGATGGGGATCAAAATATGAGCTTTATAACTAATAGAGCTGACTTTGAAAACAGAGCTTGTCCTGCAGTCACAATTTGCCCTCTTATTTATCAAACTTTCCTTCCAAGTCTAGACCTTGGACTAACCCACCTGACAGGGAGTCTGCACAGATGACATGAATCCGGCCAGGTATAAGGAGAACCTCTTCACATCCCTAGAGCCCTTAGAGTAGGGTCTCAGAGAGTGATACCTCCAGACATTTGTCTAGAGATGGTTCTCAGCTTCAAATGCATGTTAgagtcacctgggaagctttaaaTACTGCCAGTGCCCAGGACACACACCAGACTACTGGGAAAGGATCTCCAAAGGCAGGATCCAGGTATTGTCGGGTTTTTTTAAGCTCCTCAAGCGATTCCAATGTATCTCTCAGGTTGAAAACCACCATGTAAGGCAGACCTGGGCCCCTTTTAAAGTGTGTCTACTATAAGAAAGGTGACACAGGTACAGAAGAGAGGACATACACCTTCCAAACAGCATGAacccaaaagaagaaacaaaatgtctCATCCATACACATCAGTTTTTTTCCCTAATCTCTCCAATTAGATAATGCCTTCCTTTACCCTTGGGGAGAAATAAATAGAGGAATTATTGAAAGGGTGGAATTACCATCCCAATTCTGTTCTCTTCTCAGGAATGCAGTGGAAGCATTTGCCTTTGTGGTTGATATGGCTTTCAAGTTTGAATTTAATAAATGGATAAgtttgcacattaaaaaaaaattggaggaaCAGGGATAGAGGAACATTTTGAAGCAAGGATTTTTCCCTCTCAATGATCTTTTAGTGATCTTCTAAGCAATGAAGGAATGATTTTTAACAGTCCCAAGTGGAAAGTAAATGAAATGCCTAAACTGTGTTGGCTGAAATATGCCATCTTCTCCTAGCTCAGAACCTTTACACACACTGTTCTTACACTGTTCCTATACTCTCTTACTCACCCCTCACCCAGTTAATAATTACTCATCCTTTAGATCTCAGGCTCTCAGCACTTTCTCTGATCCATGGACAAATTAAATTCCCCTGCCATATGCTCTCATGAGATCTAAAGCATATGTAATTGTATATTTGTGATATGTCTGATTCTTCCAATAAACTACAAATTTCCAAGGACAGGAACCAgatctgttttattctttattttattccagGATCCAGTCACAGTTGTTAAATATCTTTGAATAAGAGTCCAGGTCATTCATAGGCTACATAAAGCCTTAAAGTTGCAGATaaggaaagaattttttaaaaaaagagggagagagagagaaaatgatgcCTTCATTAGAACTGGGAGTACTGGAGagattgaaaatgaaaatcaaataagGCTGCCAATCTTTGAGCAGGAATCAATTGCCCATTTTCATCCAACACAATCAACCATAGCATAAGTATACCCACTGGTCAAGAAACTTGTATAAGACAGTATAATTCTGAAAACTAGGCCTCAAAAAAGTCTCTTTGACCTTCTGCACTCATCCAGAGAACATGCTGGGCCAACTGAGGGGGTAAAAAATAAAGACGACCAGAAGATTCTTTCTACTCCAATGGCCAAAGCATAATAACTAATACCTATtccaaataataatattttcggGTAACAGTCTGGAGCATGACAGTAACTAACCATCAGGTTAACTATCTTATctcaaaggaggaaaaaatggTTAATGTGACGTCAAATAAACACAGGGCACCAAACTCTGTGGCCAAGGTTCCCTCCAACAACTGGTCAATAGCACAGCACTGAGTTGTCTGCTTGGAAAAACTGTCTCCACCTGGGCTGCCAAAACAATAAGCCAAATACTGGGACAGAAACAAGTGCCTGAATCTTGgagaatatttatgaaaatgaaaaaggtgaaCAAATAAAGTCAGTGGTAGAAAAACAATATGCAACTCACTTCCTTCTTGCCCCAAGCAAATCTGTTGCTTAAACAATAACAACAGAATCTAATCAGTAAACCCCTCAGCTGCCAAAATTATATAAGCAACTTGTCTGTTTAAAATGTCACGTTTCCCATCTGATATAAATATTCGCCTTCTGCTCCCACTCCTTAAGTGTAATACAAATCAGACGCAATCTAAAATTCACCCTGGCacaactatttcttttttctttcctttcaaatgACCCAGATTGTGCATTATGAAAATTGTGAAGCTTGGTGGTCTTTTTGGTAATTGGAATAGATCACTGAAGCCTAGGTTGCTTTTTAGCCTTGGCTTTTCACATTATTTTACACCTGAGAAGGTACTGACTACCTCATGCAAGTCCACTGAGACTTGGTTCAGCCTCAGTAAGCTTTTATACACACAAATGCAAAACTACCTGTTATCTGATTTCCAGAAAAATCATACTAGTGAGACATTTCTTTGCaattttttaaacaacagaaacagatctggtaaaaaaaaaaaaaaaaaaaaaacttaaaagatggttaaagagggacttccctggtggtacagtggttgagaatccacctgccaatgcaggggacacaggtttgatccctggtccgggaagatcccacgtgctgcagagcaactaagcctgtgtgccacaactatggagcctgcactctagagcccatgagctacaactactgagcctgcccactgcaactactgaagcctgtgtgctctcgggcctgggtgccacaactactgagcctgcgtgctgcaactactggagcctgcacacctagagcctgtgctgcgcaacaagggaagccaccgcaatgagaagcacatgcaccacagcaaagagtagcccccgcgcacctcaactagagaaagacccaacgcagccaaaaaaaaaaaaaaaaaaagtttaaagaaaacaatGTGAAAATAATGGAAAAGGTAAGAAgactaatttaaaatattgatacaaCCAAAATCAGATTCGCTGGCTATGCAGGATTATGTCAGTATACAGACCTTCTCATTACTGGCAGAAATCAAGAAGTTTAAACCATCACAAAAATGTTCAACCTGTGCACTTCTGTGCCCTcctatgaaattaattttatgttgTAAAGGTATACATGCAGACTCCAAGTATCATCCACATGAACTATATCAGAATCCCCTGGGGGTAGTGGTTAAAAATGCAGATCACTAGATGCCATAAAAGACCTTCTGAATTAGACTCTTTCTTAGGAACAGGACCCAGGAATATGTTCCCTTTCCCAAAATCACCCAAAACCCAGAAACAGTGTGCTTGCTCCACAAATGTGGCTTCCTCATAAATCCTCAGCAATCCCTTCTAATCCAATCAGAGCCTCTAAACTGCTCTAATAAAGAAATTCAGAGCTGCCTAAGGCATTAAAGTTAAGAGAACCTCTGTGATTCTGTTAGATCTCTGATCTCCCTTGAACCAAGCAAGTACGGAAAAAAATCTGCGAAGTCTACTGGTTAATAGAGTGCTTGAGTAACAGAGCCTTCAATGGAGTAGTGTGCTGTTTGGAAGCAGAAAAGAAATGTTAATTGCTTCCAATTACCAAAGCCTCTCAAATTCAGGCAAACAGAGAAGCCAAAGCAGAGGCTTATACAGTCAGTTTACAGACAGTGGCCATCCCCCAACCAACTACACCCTGCACTTTAACTCCTGTGTGATTATAAAGAAGCCCCCTTCCCCAACAATAATGACCATAATCGCTGTTTATGACCACCTAAGGACTGTAAACAACAATCAAACACCAACAACCAAACCCCCATGGAAACTGCCCCTTCCCTAACATTCAACTAATTTTGAGAATTCTTGCATATTAAATTAGGAAGGAGAGTTTTCAAAACAAGTAACTCAAATTTTGAACATATTTCAAAGCCCCTTTGAGCAACAAAGGATACCTAGGCTTACACAGAAATATTaaccaagaaaggaaaaggcCTCATCTACATAAACCTCAGGGAAAGCCCCAGAAAAAACATTCACACTATATCTTTAGTTTTAATTGTTTGGTtcacatattaataaatatatataaaagcaaagatttggattttatttttttgtttattttatgatCAATTCTCATAATTTTTATGATCAACTGATATTTTAAGTAGCACTCAAAAATAATCTCAATTTACATGGTGCTTCTAAGAAATAAGGGTTTGACTTAAATGACTCTGAGACAATTATCCAAAAATCAATCACATGGTAAATGGGGGGGGGAGGAAGAACACCTTTCCTTCATTTAAGACCAAAGATGTTACAACCTTCAACAAGTTTTGTATGACCTTTCAGCTGAAATCTTTATTATCGAAAAAGAGACTGCAGGACTCCAGTTTTTCCTATCTCAGGGAAAGTAGAGGTAAGGATtgccccaaaaaaaagaaagaaagaaaagaaaagctgtcTAAAGTCTTATTTGTAGTTTCAAGAAAGAGGTCAAGCAGTgtagaaaggaaacagaaagcaTACTCTTACTCATTTGGGGCTTAATGTCTTCATCCAAGTCCAAATCTTCTAAATCAAGGAAGTTGTCTACCTAGAAAAGGATTAACATCATCTTTATGCAAATTAGACCTAGAGAAAAATATGCAATTAAGAATCAGTGAATCCACTTCCACAACACTCAAGTGAGTAAATGAATCTCCTTTTCTCATTAACTTTTGAGTCCCAGATAGAGACCTTTGTGTTCACTGTGCTTTCCCAGCGACATGTGAAGGAAGCACTAAATCTGGAAGTTGGCCCGGATTTCTTGGGCACCACAGTAAGATCTCtatactgaaagggaaaaaacagacTGGGAAGTTTTTGAAAAGTTTTTGTTCCTGATTCAGAATATATACCACCATCAAGACAGTCTGAAACAATGtttctggtttttggttttgttttattgcttttgctCCTCAAGCAAATGATGGTAGTGGGTCTGGCTATTCTCACAACAGTGTGCTTTAAATTCCAAAGAGAGAGTAGAAACTAAAGAAAGCAGGGAAGAAGGTTCATTCAAGACAAAATCATCCTGCCCCAGGTAATCACAAGAGAGGTGAACAGGGCAAAAAATCAAGTGTTCTCTCTTTTGagcaaataaaactgaaaattactTCAACGGTAAAAAGCAGAGCAAATGACCTTTACAGACAGTAGCAGCTTTTCAATGTTGCTTTCCACTGCAAGCTGACAATGAGACATTTTAgattaacaaaatggtaacacTTCAGACATGAACCAATTTATCTCAGGTGAATATCAAAGagtttgaataaacaaatgatttcaccactggcaggaaggcaGATCTAGTAAAGGCATGATGTCAAAATGCCTTTTATGCTTATGACCTAAAACATGTACATAACAAAATACCGTCAAATTATAAATTTAGATCTCATCATTGGAATTCAAAACACAGCCTGGGTCTTTCTTCCCCACTCTCTACCTGCCAGACCATGGCTTGTAGCTTCCATTACTTGGAAGTACATAACTACAGTTATTTTTTGACTTCCAAGGGACAGCAAAAATTTATCTTCCATATGATGGTTTCAGTACTAAAACTTGAGAATCTGTTATATTGTCATTTCTCTTAATTAACGGTATAGTTCAAGGGGACGAGAGTCATGTTTCTCTACTGAAGCACCCCTTCCATTTGTAAAGCTTTGAGGAAAAAAGATCCAGAACCCAGGCAACCAAGGACAGTTTAAGATAATCAAACACcacgttttctttttaaagcatataGACAAAATCTGCTGAATTCTCCAAATTTGTATGACAGACAGCAAATGAGTCCTgtgaggtttttgttgtttttatgctCTTTCTGGGTTTTGCCCATGGAATAAAATCGAATCATGCCTTACCTTCACCTTTCCTGCCCGATTCAGATCACCTTGAAAGGAACTGCCAACTTTTTGGCCTTCATCCATCACTAtctgggaaaacaaacaaacaaacaaaaaacattgagGACATATTGATGGGAACATGAAACAAGTGAAAATAAAGGAGCTGATCTTGTAGCCCTTCAGGAACTAAAATCCCCTTTCCGTTTTCTGTTAATTAGCTATGCGTGACAAACCATGACACCTTAGTGACAGCAGATTCACTAAGTCATAGCAGCCATCAGGGAATAGGTTCCAGGAGGTCTGACTTCTACTTCTgtcttctagactcatctacagtgtaACCTAgggtaaattatttaacctcaattttttcatgtgtaaaataTAACACTCCGCACCTCATTACCCCAGCTCCCGTCCCATCCCATCCCAATGAGCCTCTGAAGGACAAATCAGAGAATGCTAATACAACATTTTCAAGTCACTAGGAAAAAATACCGTGGAACAATTCTTTGCCTCTCACACACTGGTTAAAGTCTCAATAGAAAATGTAATTCCAATTGCCAATGATGGCCAGTAGACAGTGAATCCTCTAGAAAGAAAAGTTCTTGTCCCATAATCACCTCACTGGAAATAAGTTATAGAACTAAAGAATTATAGCCCTTCGCTGTATATAAACACACTTCTAACATGGAGATTTTTCTCCCTTGCATAAAACCATAATCTCATATACAATTCTGTCCACAATATCACAGGGAATACACGATGAGATAGAAAGTAGAAACTCAAATGGCTTAATAAATAGAACAGCTTCCACTAGGATTCCTTGATAGTTAAAAACCATAGCTAAAGATAATGTGAATATAGTCTATGAAGTCTTGAAGATTAGGAAGAGAGcatctaacatttatttattgaccaAATCTTGGAAGAACCAAGGTAACATATTCTACTTTAAGTCTGAAGGACATGAATTCAGGACAGGTAAAAGAAACTCTCATTTACACAgagaattataaaaaggaactctTTTGTCCCAGAGGACAAGCTAAAATATAGACATAATTTCAAGAAAAATCTGTAGATGGCAGATCCTTAAGAGGTTTTTAACAAAAATTAGGGATAATTAAGTTACTATCATAAAAGTTGGCTGTTGAAATCATGAAATCTAATGATGATTTTCATTAAAGTATCCCAAAGGCACTCCTTCTAAAATTAGGAGTCTGAGTTACTGATCCAATAGCTGTCCGATGTTTCTTATTatggtctctttctttttttaaattcatgatgaattttttttctctgtttctgtaaATGTGCTATCGTATTACCTGTTCCTCTTCTGAACACTGTGACGAAGTACGAAGAAAGACGGCTTTATTGCTAAGATGGTGATCATTTGGTTCATTTCTCTGAGTAAATTTTACTGAAGGAAAATTGTTTTCTGAAGAATTGGTTCCAAAGGCTCCTCTTTTGGTCACATTATCTGAAATGATATTAGAAAACACCCACCACATCCAGTCTagtttattttgtgtttattgaGAATCTTTCttccaaacaaaaaaaatacttttcaaaaaaatctacaaactgaATGCTTGAAGCATTAAACACTCTTATTTCTAAAAATGCATAGAAAGATAACACTATTTCATTCactattcaacaaacatttataagTTTGTATCCAGCACTGTTCTCAGCCATTGTTAAGAGGTCAATAATGTATTTGCAAGACTCTTGGACATTACcgatctcattttttttctaaatttgaggggttttttaaaaatatggaggcAATGTATGGATGATTTTagaaaatttgtaaaagaaaaagattaaaattagaATATCACTCATAAtcctacaaaacagaaaagctGCAACAAAATTTTTTCAGTggctatttttctcattttttatctATTCACCCATAAACTTCTAAAAGTCAATTGGAATTGTACTGTACATACCATATTATAAGTCAACTTGAGAGCAATATTTTTTCATACTATTGCGTATTCTGCATAATTTTAATGATTACAGAGAATTCCAGTGTATATATTTaacatagtttatttaaccaattCTTATTCTCAActatttaaaactataaacaaTGAATACGTTTGTGCTAAATCTTTGCACATTCATGATTATGTCCTTAGGATAAGGAAAGAGTCTAAGATTCATCCTAAATTAAGAGAAAATTATAACATGATGACATTAACAGAAATGTGGGTGACAAATTCAGATGAGAGAGAATGAATTAACCTTTGTCCATGCTGTATTTGAGGTGCCAGTGGAAACTGTGAGGGAAATGTCCCAGAGGCAGCTGCAAATGTAGGCTAAAATGTGGGAGAGAGATCACAGCGATAGGTAAAGAGCTGGTAGTTGATTACACTGGGGCGGTGGTTTAagccataaaattatttttaatattagcagcaatattaaaataaataagagttAACACTTACTTGAGGGTCAGACTGTCTTTTATTATGC
This region of Mesoplodon densirostris isolate mMesDen1 chromosome 7, mMesDen1 primary haplotype, whole genome shotgun sequence genomic DNA includes:
- the IFTAP gene encoding intraflagellar transport-associated protein isoform X4; the encoded protein is MDKDNVTKRGAFGTNSSENNFPSVKFTQRNEPNDHHLSNKAVFLRTSSQCSEEEQIVMDEGQKVGSSFQGDLNRAGKVKVDNFLDLEDLDLDEDIKPQMSKNLLLLPGEVEQDMSMSVPSYIPSVAQPLTSGVKPRPTGKGADKQREEIVGDEVRPFSLDEEFDYDAVMLTPKFTPAEIDAIKELCEQKKKSTDLEKPRD